In Microcoleus sp. FACHB-672, one DNA window encodes the following:
- a CDS encoding ribonuclease III domain-containing protein, with translation MQLPPETLSWAQLQQISPAALAYLGDAVYELYIRKSYLMPPRRLQTYHNQVVAQVRAETQARHLRLLEPHLTSTELDILRRGRNAALGRPKRVAPEIYQQATSLEALIGYLYLSDPQRLTQLLAQLELEPT, from the coding sequence ATGCAGCTGCCTCCAGAAACCTTGTCATGGGCGCAACTTCAACAAATATCACCAGCAGCCTTAGCCTATTTAGGGGACGCTGTTTACGAACTCTATATCCGCAAGTCCTATCTCATGCCTCCCAGGCGCTTACAAACTTACCATAACCAAGTCGTTGCTCAAGTGCGAGCAGAAACTCAGGCAAGGCATCTACGCCTACTTGAACCTCACCTCACGAGCACAGAACTAGACATCCTCCGGCGAGGCCGCAATGCTGCCCTCGGAAGGCCCAAGCGGGTCGCTCCAGAAATTTACCAACAGGCAACCAGTCTGGAAGCCTTAATCGGATATTTGTACCTGAGCGATCCCCAACGTTTGACCCAGCTGCTAGCACAGTTGGAACTTGAACCCACTTGA